The nucleotide sequence TTACTCCGATACTCCCTTATGCTCTTGCTTTTGCGGCAGGAGCTATGATTTATGTGGTCATAGAAGAGGTAATACCTGAAGCCCAGCAAAATGAGAACACCGATGTTTCTACCATAGGCTTTTTAATAGGTTTTGTAGTGATGATGGCAATGGACGTGGTATTGGGCTAACAAATATTTCTTTACAGATGTTTGTGTGATACTGAAAAAAAACATATATTTGCCCAGAAATAGAAGCAATGAGAAGAGTATTAAACATTAAATAATTTTAATATGCAAAGAGACATTGATATTTTTGAACTAATTGAAGACGAAAGAGAGCGCCAAGAGTTGGGAATTGAGCTCATCGCTTCAGAGAATTTTGTGAGTGACCAAGTAATGGAAGCAGCAGGTTCGGTACTGACTAACAAATATGCTGAAGGTTATCCAGGCAAGCGTTACTACGGCGGTTGTGAAGTAATTGATGAAATCGAGCAAATAGCTATTAACCGCGCTAAAGTGCTTTTTGGTGCTAAATATGCCAATGTACAACCTCATAGCGGTTCGCAAGCTAATGCGGCAGTTTATGCTACTTGTCTTAAACCAGGTGATAAAATTCTCGGTTTCGACCTCTCACACGGTGGACACCTTACACACGGCTCACCTGTTAATTTTTCAGGTAGATTGTACGAACCTGTATTTTATGGGGTAGAAAAGGAAACAGGAAGACTCAATTACAACAATATATTAGAAATAGCGGAACGAGAGCGCCCTAAAATGATAGTAGCAGGAGCTTCGGCGTATTCTCGTGATATCGATTTTAAATGCTTTAGGGAAATAGCCGATAAGGTAGGTGCTATCCTCTTTGCTGATATTGCACACCCTGCGGGGCTCATTGCCAAAGGACTTTTGAACGACCCTATCCCATATTGCCATATTGTAACTACTACTACTCATAAAACACTGCGAGGGCCTCGAGGAGGACTTATCTTGATGGGTAAAGATTTTGAGAACCCTTTTGATATAAAGACTCCTAAGGGAGAAGTGCGAATGATGTCGTCACTTATAGACAGTGCGGTATTCCCAGGTAACCAAGGAGGTCCTTTGGAACATATCATCGCAGCAAAAGCGGTAGCCTTTGGCGAAGCTCTTTCTGATGATTTTCTCTATTACGCTATACAAGTGCAAAAGAATGCGCGTAAATTAGCATCTGTTCTTTTAGCAAAAGGCTATGATATCATCTCAAAAGGAACTGACAATCACCTAATGCTTATTGATTTGCGCAATAAAGATGTAAGTGGTAAAGAAGCAGAAGAAGCCCTTGGTAAAGCAGATATTACTGTGAACAAGAATATGGTGCCTTTTGATACCCGCTCGCCTTTTGTAACTAGTGGTATTAGGGTAGGAGTATCAGCAATCACTACTCGTGGACTGAAAGAAGCGGATATGGAACGCATTGCCGACTTTATAGACCGTGCGATTACTAATCGAGATAATGATGAAG is from Capnocytophaga ochracea DSM 7271 and encodes:
- the glyA gene encoding serine hydroxymethyltransferase, which encodes MQRDIDIFELIEDERERQELGIELIASENFVSDQVMEAAGSVLTNKYAEGYPGKRYYGGCEVIDEIEQIAINRAKVLFGAKYANVQPHSGSQANAAVYATCLKPGDKILGFDLSHGGHLTHGSPVNFSGRLYEPVFYGVEKETGRLNYNNILEIAERERPKMIVAGASAYSRDIDFKCFREIADKVGAILFADIAHPAGLIAKGLLNDPIPYCHIVTTTTHKTLRGPRGGLILMGKDFENPFDIKTPKGEVRMMSSLIDSAVFPGNQGGPLEHIIAAKAVAFGEALSDDFLYYAIQVQKNARKLASVLLAKGYDIISKGTDNHLMLIDLRNKDVSGKEAEEALGKADITVNKNMVPFDTRSPFVTSGIRVGVSAITTRGLKEADMERIADFIDRAITNRDNDEVLEEIAEEVNMFMEDRPLFAY